A window of Sebastes umbrosus isolate fSebUmb1 chromosome 3, fSebUmb1.pri, whole genome shotgun sequence contains these coding sequences:
- the LOC119485142 gene encoding zinc finger protein 567-like isoform X1 — MFEDPELQDPLSLSLNENYDDQNSPCHDSKKAPASPDYNCETPEIQVIIKEEEEGWTVSENHESFSSEGEKEDTSMHSCHPDLESSISYEVKRQQGVYLVERCSEESAGPALYGQSSSAREGRQRHMLMDSDEKPKISCIRGNVTVHQCNNTREKPFSCPVSETTPSHKGSMKSHQRTHAGDEGYSQSTSFTTEAEETKRSAPYQTDSPERAALMSHGLKMTSANLEDQTLHLTVRLQAGEEEEEEVEQEEQDEEISGLINSDGEVVEWDAGDSPDRGSDCRESPQPSKGVVPSESQLQGQNQRDSSSPTLIMEVVSVGEDEEREEGEEKERVVKMAAVSPLYRGKRHRRKKKVPEITVVSLDVSDTEKEVPASPVKRRGRRKVSKAPVLSGEDLEAKPGMSRRTQRKRNVPIIVESEELTSKTVRRVAAKRPYKRRKDTKLSAVSSGKKRPGRKMVRVPIEIPPELLKKPKEKMEYHCSVCGKEFPHAYKLERHGLIHTGEKPYCCSICGRGFNQKGNLKTHFKVHLGRKGAVDFDDEVNPIASELSEYLKTLPGESRIRSSLRCLECGEECENHAALQAHHITTHTETAGESDAVEQSASQLLICRRCGIKFNDKEKLEEHMKTHIKAKPYSCPDCGKRFINESYIQIHQRIHTGEKPFLCSQCGRGFHTASSLKLHEMQHTGERPFACLICGKTFRINSYLTAHYQTHIKERPFMCSVCGKGYSRAEELKVHHRLHTGERPYECGECGKSFIYRQGLRQHQRTHAGKRIGPTRQLGRPKQQARLDI; from the exons ATGTTTGAG GATCCTGAACTCCAAGATCCATTGTCACTGAGTCTAAATGAAAACTACGATGACCAGAATTCGCCATGTCATGATTCAAAAAAAGCACCAGCAAGCCCCGACTATAATTGTGAGACACCGGAGATTCAAGTAATTatcaaagaggaagaggaaggctgGACTGTGAGTGAAAATC ATGAGAGCTTCAGCTCagagggagaaaaggaggaTACTTCCATGCACTCTTGTCATCCCGACCTGGAGAGCTCCATTTCATACGAAGTAAAGAGGCAGCAGGGAGTGTATTTGGTGGAGAGATGTTCGGAGGAGTCTGCAGGCCCCGCTCTCTACGGGCAGAGCTCCTCTGCCAGAGAGGGGCGGCAGAGACACATGCTCATGGACTCGGATGAGAAACCTAAGATTTCCTGTATACGTGGAAATGTGACTGTGCATCAGTGCAATAACACAAGAGAGAAACCCTTCTCCTGCCCTGTAAGCGAGACGACACCCAGCCACAAAGGGAGCATGAAATCCCATCAGAGAACACATGCAGGGGATGAGGGTTACAGTCAAAGCACATCTTTCACAACAGAAGCAGAAGAGACCAAAAGATCAGCACCTTACCAAACA GATTCACCTGAACGTGCGGCCCTGATGTCTCATGGACTCAAGATGACATCTGCAAACTTAGAGGACCAAACGCTACATTTGACTGTCAGACTGCAggcaggggaggaggaggaggaggaggtggaacaAGAGGAACAAgatgaagaaattagtggtttAATCAACTCTGACGGAGAAGTGGTTGAATGGGATGCAG gaGACAGTCCTGACAGAGGCTCTGATTGCAGAGAAAGTCCTCAGCCTAGCAAG GGTGTCGTCCCGTCCGAGTCTCAGCTGCAAGGCCAAAACCAGAGAGACAGCAGTAGTCCAACGCTCATCATGGAAGTTGTGTCTGTGGGGGAAGATGAAGAAAGGGAAGAaggggaggaaaaagagagagtagTAAAGATGGCAGCTGTCTCGCCCTTATATCGTG GAAAGAGACacagaaggaagaagaaggtTCCAGAAATAACAGTGGTGTCGCTGGACGTCTCAGACACGGAGAAGGAAGTTCCTGCAAGTCCTG TAAAACGACGGGGCAGAAGAAAGGTTTCAAAAGCTCCAGTGTTGTCTGGTGAAGACCTCGAGGCAAAGCCAGGAA TGTCAAGGCGCACccaaagaaagagaaatgttCCAATCATCGTGGAATCAGAAGAATTAACCTCCAAAACTGTCCGCCGGGTTGCtg CAAAGCGACCTTACAAAAGAAGGAAAGATACCAAACTATCTGCTGTTTCTTCTG GGAAAAAGCGCCCTGGCAGAAAGATGGTCCGTGTTCCAATAGAAATCCCTCCTGAGCTCCTGAAGAAGCCCAAAGAAAAGATGGAGTACCACTGCTCAGTGTGTGGCAAAGAATTCCCTCATGCCTACAAACTAGAGAGGCACGGGCTGATACACACCGGAGAGAAACCTTACTGCTGCTCCATCTGTGGTCGGGGTTTCAACCAGAAGGGAAATCTCAAAACACACTTCAAAGTCCACTTAG GTCGTAAGGGCGCTGTGGATTTTGACGACGAGGTGAATCCCATAGCGTCAGAACTCTCCGAATACTTGAAGACTCTGCCAGGGGAGTCCAGGATCAGATCATCCCTCCGTTGCCTGGAATGTGGCGAAGAATGTGAGAATCATGCAGCTTTACAAGCACACCACATCACCACGCACACAGAAACCGCTGGTGAATCAGACGCAGTTGAGCAGAGTGCGTCGCAGCTTCTCATCTGCCGCCGCTGCGGCATAAAGTtcaatgacaaagaaaagctggAAGAACATATGAAAACCCACATCAAGGCGAAGCCCTACTCGTGTCCTGACTGTGGCAAGAGGTTCATCAATGAAAGCTACATACAAATTCACCAGCGCATCCATACTGGGGAGAAACCGTTCCTCTGCTCCCAGTGCGGCAGAGGTTTCCACACGGCTTCCTCTCTCAAGCTGCATGAGATGCAGCACACCGGGGAGAGGCCGTTTGCATGTCTCATCTGTGGGAAGACGTTTCGAATAAACTCGTACCTAACAGCACATTACCAGACCCACATTAAAGAGAGACCTTTCATGTGTAGTGTCTGTGGGAAAGGCTACTCCAGAGCTGAGGAACTGAAGGTGCACCACAGGCTTCACACCGGAGAGAGACCCTACGAGTGTGGAGAGTGTGGGAAGAGCTTCATTTACCGTCAGGGTCTGCGGCAGCATCAGCGCACACATGCTGGAAAACGCATCGGCCCAACTAGACAGCTCGGTAGACCGAAGCAGCAGGCCAGGCTGGACATCTAA
- the LOC119485142 gene encoding zinc finger protein 33A-like isoform X2 yields the protein MHSCHPDLESSISYEVKRQQGVYLVERCSEESAGPALYGQSSSAREGRQRHMLMDSDEKPKISCIRGNVTVHQCNNTREKPFSCPVSETTPSHKGSMKSHQRTHAGDEGYSQSTSFTTEAEETKRSAPYQTDSPERAALMSHGLKMTSANLEDQTLHLTVRLQAGEEEEEEVEQEEQDEEISGLINSDGEVVEWDAGDSPDRGSDCRESPQPSKGVVPSESQLQGQNQRDSSSPTLIMEVVSVGEDEEREEGEEKERVVKMAAVSPLYRGKRHRRKKKVPEITVVSLDVSDTEKEVPASPVKRRGRRKVSKAPVLSGEDLEAKPGMSRRTQRKRNVPIIVESEELTSKTVRRVAAKRPYKRRKDTKLSAVSSGKKRPGRKMVRVPIEIPPELLKKPKEKMEYHCSVCGKEFPHAYKLERHGLIHTGEKPYCCSICGRGFNQKGNLKTHFKVHLGRKGAVDFDDEVNPIASELSEYLKTLPGESRIRSSLRCLECGEECENHAALQAHHITTHTETAGESDAVEQSASQLLICRRCGIKFNDKEKLEEHMKTHIKAKPYSCPDCGKRFINESYIQIHQRIHTGEKPFLCSQCGRGFHTASSLKLHEMQHTGERPFACLICGKTFRINSYLTAHYQTHIKERPFMCSVCGKGYSRAEELKVHHRLHTGERPYECGECGKSFIYRQGLRQHQRTHAGKRIGPTRQLGRPKQQARLDI from the exons ATGCACTCTTGTCATCCCGACCTGGAGAGCTCCATTTCATACGAAGTAAAGAGGCAGCAGGGAGTGTATTTGGTGGAGAGATGTTCGGAGGAGTCTGCAGGCCCCGCTCTCTACGGGCAGAGCTCCTCTGCCAGAGAGGGGCGGCAGAGACACATGCTCATGGACTCGGATGAGAAACCTAAGATTTCCTGTATACGTGGAAATGTGACTGTGCATCAGTGCAATAACACAAGAGAGAAACCCTTCTCCTGCCCTGTAAGCGAGACGACACCCAGCCACAAAGGGAGCATGAAATCCCATCAGAGAACACATGCAGGGGATGAGGGTTACAGTCAAAGCACATCTTTCACAACAGAAGCAGAAGAGACCAAAAGATCAGCACCTTACCAAACA GATTCACCTGAACGTGCGGCCCTGATGTCTCATGGACTCAAGATGACATCTGCAAACTTAGAGGACCAAACGCTACATTTGACTGTCAGACTGCAggcaggggaggaggaggaggaggaggtggaacaAGAGGAACAAgatgaagaaattagtggtttAATCAACTCTGACGGAGAAGTGGTTGAATGGGATGCAG gaGACAGTCCTGACAGAGGCTCTGATTGCAGAGAAAGTCCTCAGCCTAGCAAG GGTGTCGTCCCGTCCGAGTCTCAGCTGCAAGGCCAAAACCAGAGAGACAGCAGTAGTCCAACGCTCATCATGGAAGTTGTGTCTGTGGGGGAAGATGAAGAAAGGGAAGAaggggaggaaaaagagagagtagTAAAGATGGCAGCTGTCTCGCCCTTATATCGTG GAAAGAGACacagaaggaagaagaaggtTCCAGAAATAACAGTGGTGTCGCTGGACGTCTCAGACACGGAGAAGGAAGTTCCTGCAAGTCCTG TAAAACGACGGGGCAGAAGAAAGGTTTCAAAAGCTCCAGTGTTGTCTGGTGAAGACCTCGAGGCAAAGCCAGGAA TGTCAAGGCGCACccaaagaaagagaaatgttCCAATCATCGTGGAATCAGAAGAATTAACCTCCAAAACTGTCCGCCGGGTTGCtg CAAAGCGACCTTACAAAAGAAGGAAAGATACCAAACTATCTGCTGTTTCTTCTG GGAAAAAGCGCCCTGGCAGAAAGATGGTCCGTGTTCCAATAGAAATCCCTCCTGAGCTCCTGAAGAAGCCCAAAGAAAAGATGGAGTACCACTGCTCAGTGTGTGGCAAAGAATTCCCTCATGCCTACAAACTAGAGAGGCACGGGCTGATACACACCGGAGAGAAACCTTACTGCTGCTCCATCTGTGGTCGGGGTTTCAACCAGAAGGGAAATCTCAAAACACACTTCAAAGTCCACTTAG GTCGTAAGGGCGCTGTGGATTTTGACGACGAGGTGAATCCCATAGCGTCAGAACTCTCCGAATACTTGAAGACTCTGCCAGGGGAGTCCAGGATCAGATCATCCCTCCGTTGCCTGGAATGTGGCGAAGAATGTGAGAATCATGCAGCTTTACAAGCACACCACATCACCACGCACACAGAAACCGCTGGTGAATCAGACGCAGTTGAGCAGAGTGCGTCGCAGCTTCTCATCTGCCGCCGCTGCGGCATAAAGTtcaatgacaaagaaaagctggAAGAACATATGAAAACCCACATCAAGGCGAAGCCCTACTCGTGTCCTGACTGTGGCAAGAGGTTCATCAATGAAAGCTACATACAAATTCACCAGCGCATCCATACTGGGGAGAAACCGTTCCTCTGCTCCCAGTGCGGCAGAGGTTTCCACACGGCTTCCTCTCTCAAGCTGCATGAGATGCAGCACACCGGGGAGAGGCCGTTTGCATGTCTCATCTGTGGGAAGACGTTTCGAATAAACTCGTACCTAACAGCACATTACCAGACCCACATTAAAGAGAGACCTTTCATGTGTAGTGTCTGTGGGAAAGGCTACTCCAGAGCTGAGGAACTGAAGGTGCACCACAGGCTTCACACCGGAGAGAGACCCTACGAGTGTGGAGAGTGTGGGAAGAGCTTCATTTACCGTCAGGGTCTGCGGCAGCATCAGCGCACACATGCTGGAAAACGCATCGGCCCAACTAGACAGCTCGGTAGACCGAAGCAGCAGGCCAGGCTGGACATCTAA